The following proteins are co-located in the Anser cygnoides isolate HZ-2024a breed goose chromosome 2, Taihu_goose_T2T_genome, whole genome shotgun sequence genome:
- the CD226 gene encoding CD226 antigen produces MDHTAFLIVVLQLCGTHAERRFVDSTVKLSEKMKLECIYPKKAVIIQTSWMKHNVTYKENIAVLHANYGIHIEDKYKGRIYFENASREDKSLSFIKSTLEDVGLYFCSIASYPDGTWEKVIEIIQPADSFEISEKQNNPVFTKPGGNVTFICPYNRRDSVQQVVWERIKADCIDTIVQCNSLGGQRFGADFKKRALVDCSDQASSMIVIKNVSVSDFATYRCVATGRNKTYVMSFTMLATWDHKWFITYIAGGISAAVLLLVFLLIFCISTAYDKKKKRKTEALLNPLYSTQTKSINGYERYNSHTPWNIERRGEESSPKQTEEIYINCINLRKDH; encoded by the exons ATGGACCACACAGCTTTCCTTATTGTCGTTCTTCAGCTCTGTGGAA CCCATGCAGAAAGAAGGTTTGTGGATTCAACTGTAAAGCTTTCTGAGAAGATGAAACTGGAATGCATATATCCAAAAAAAGCTGTGATAATCCAGACATCCTGGATGAAACATAATGTAacttataaagaaaatatagcTGTCTTGCATGCAAACTATGGCATACATATTGAAGACAAATACAAAggaagaatatattttgaaaatgcttccAGGGAAGACAAGTCCTTATCTTTCATCAAGAGCACTTTGGAAGATGTTGGTCTTTATTTTTGCTCCATTGCATCTTACCCAGATGGAACTTGGGAAAAGGTAATAGAAATTATTCAGCCAG ctgattcttttgaaatatctgagaaacaaaataatccCGTGTTTACCAAACCAGGAGGAAATGTCACTTTTATTTGCCCTTATAACAGAAGAGATTCAGTTCAGCAAGTGGTGTGGGAAAGGATTAAAGCAGATTGCATAGATACCATTGTCCAGTGTAATTCATTAGGAGGGCAACGCTTTGgtgcagattttaaaaagcGTGCACTGGTGGATTGCTCTGATCAAGCAAGCTCCATGAttgtcattaaaaatgtttcagtctcTGACTTTGCAACATACCGCTGCGTGGCTactggaagaaacaaaacctacGTGATGAGTTTCACCATGCTTG CAACTTGGGATCACAAATGGTTTATTACCTACATAGCTGGAGGAATATCAGCTGCTGTTTTACTGTTAGTTTTCCTACTGATTTTCTGCATCAGCACTGCTTATGACAAAAA aaagaagagaaaaacagaggcCTTATTAAACCCTTTGTACTCTACTCAGACCAAG aGCATTAATGGTTATGAAAGATATAATTCTCATACCCCATGGAACatagaaagaagaggagaagaatcATCACCCAAGCAGACAGAGGAGATTTACATCAACTGCATAAACCTGAGGAAAGACCATTAG